A genomic window from Fusarium oxysporum Fo47 chromosome X, complete sequence includes:
- a CDS encoding acyl-CoA N-acyltransferase gives MTKPQIVVKIPPGSDAEDKSLVSALTDIVNTAYTKAESDIFIPSYQRTSTAEIAKFLSNGQLAVAYLQPNNEPIGCVFVKLITPTLGEFGMLALDPQYQGTGTGRQLAVFAEDECRRRGCTTMQLEILVPMTFHHEGKARLLGWYTRMGYELVKLGNFADDYPELVNLLAGPTEYRVFEKSLV, from the coding sequence ATGACGAAGCCGCAAATCGTCGTGAAAATACCCCCAGGCTCCGATGCGGAGGATAAAAGTCTCGTATCAGCCCTGACTGATATTGTCAACACTGCCTACACGAAAGCCGAGTCAGATATCTTCATCCCATCATACCAACGGACCTCCACCGCTGAAATCGCCAAATTCTTAAGCAACGGCCAACTCGCGGTCGCTTACCTCCAACCAAATAACGAGCCCATCGGCTGCGTCTTCGTCAAACTCATAACACCCACCCTCGGAGAGTTCGGCATGTTGGCACTTGACCCACAGTACCAAGGCACTGGTACAGGGCGACAACTAGCGGTCTTTGCGGAAGATGAATGCAGACGAAGAGGGTGTACGACGATGCAGCTAGAGATTCTTGTGCCAATGACGTTTCATCATGAAGGAAAGGCGAGGTTGTTGGGATGGTATACGAGGATGGGGTATGAGCTTGTTAAGTTGGGGAACTTTGCGGATGATTATCCTGAATTGGTGAATTTGCTTGCTGGGCCGACGGAGTACAGGGTTTTTGAGAAGAGTCTTGTGTAA
- a CDS encoding secretory lipase-domain-containing protein, with amino-acid sequence MASLEWLLDLRAVAKASSSGIITDDAPLENQLPPSKDPWYSAPDDWEIRQPGDVLRIRSASNLTNVVEGSAAVYHILYRSTDSRGQASWAVTTLFVPNSFYCSPSGKAAILSYQFAYNTCNVDSGPSFALSGVMAKSEPNLGIKSSTSLITEMLSFGWIINTPDHLGPTAAFGASVQAGRASLDALRAVHRLFNLRKHPGFNTAIWGYSGGSIATFAAAELQPSYSPDLSISAAVVGGLVDDISTALDKINRSPIAGTLIALLIGITAQYPEARAYLESCLVPEMKDEFMAAVNTEVTQNVGKYAGKDIYTFFKGGSAELRAPILQELYNKQAKLGYRDTPTMPMFLYKAIQDQFCTIDLTDATVDRLCEKGADIKFERNTVGNHVSEIDNGKPRAFGFLRSIFDESYKSPASKRNVVDVTADVSSQNK; translated from the coding sequence ATGGCTTCTCTAGAATGGCTACTTGATCTGCGCGCCGTCGCAAAAGCCTCCAGCAGCGGTATCATCACTGACGATGCACCTCTCGAGAATCAGCTTCCACCAAGCAAAGACCCATGGTATTCTGCCCCCGATGACTGGGAGATCAGACAACCTGGCGATGTTCTCCGCATTCGTTCTGCATCGAACCTCACCAATGTTGTCGAGGGCTCAGCAGCAGTCTACCATATTCTTTACCGCTCAACAGATTCAAGGGGCCAGGCATCATGGGCTGTTACTACGCTCTTCGTTCCAAACTCATTTTATTGTTCCCCATCAGGCAAAGCAGCGATACTATCGTATCAGTTCGCATACAATACATGCAACGTCGACTCTGGCCCATCGTTCGCTTTATCTGGAGTGATGGCAAAAAGCGAACCGAATCTTGGTATCAAGTCGAGCACTTCTCTAATCACTGAGATGCTGTCATTCGGGTGGATCATCAACACTCCAGATCACCTTGGGCCGACCGCTGCATTTGGCGCAAGTGTTCAAGCAGGCCGTGCGTCCCTCGACGCTTTACGCGCTGTTCACAGACTTTTCAATTTGAGAAAGCACCCGGGTTTTAACACTGCAATCTGGGGATATAGCGGGGGCTCGATTGCTACATTCGCCGCGGCTGAGTTACAACCATCTTATTCACCAGATCTCAGTATCTCAGCAGCGGTTGTCGGCGGTCTCGTGGATGACATTTCCACCGCCCtggacaagatcaacaggAGTCCGATCGCTGGCACTCTGATTGCCCTCTTGATAGGAATTACTGCGCAATATCCCGAGGCACGAGCTTATCTGGAAAGCTGTCTTGTCCCAGAGATGAAAGACGAGTTTATGGCAGCAGTGAACACCGAAGTCACTCAAAATGTCGGCAAATACGCAGGGAAAGACATATACACTTTCTTCAAAGGTGGAAGTGCGGAATTAAGAGCTCCGATTTTACAAGAACTCTACAATAAGCAAGCTAAGCTGGGATACAGAGACACGCCCACGATGCCCATGTTTCTGTACAAGGCTATACAGGATCAGTTCTGCACTATAGACCTTACTGATGCGACGGTTGATAGACTCTGTGAGAAAGGAGCGGACATTAAGTTTGAGAGGAATACGGTGGGGAACCATGTTTCTGAGATTGATAACGGAAAGCCAAGAGCGTTTGGGTTTCTGCGGAGTATCTTTGATGAGTCGTACAAGTCTCCTGCATCGAAGCGGAATGTGGTGGATGTCACGGCTGATGTTTCTTCACAGAATAAGTGA
- a CDS encoding BTB/POZ protein: MQSPPYEEFGASLKNYFNNTTLSDATIRCEGRYFSVHSLILFCHSEYFRKQLDGPWKESSERVIEILDFDPPIVEAMTLFLYCFDYESPADSSAMMFHAKVYQIADKYGIEALKRFSATKFRASIDENWKTDDFPVAIAFAYTTTPPEDRGLRDITVQVAFNNIGTLMSRDAFCETMSDNPDLAADIIRFMHGKWEELEEYKCSACESVFLIGTVTIEIGNSPPMYCPRCKARNKSRR; encoded by the exons ATGCAGTCACCGCCATATGAAGAATTTGGCGCTTCATTGAAGAA CTACTTCAACAATACAACTCTTTCCGATGCCACGATCAGATGCGAAGGTCGGTATTTCTCAGTCCACAGTCTTATTCTCTTTTGCCACTCCGAGTATTTCAGAAAGCAGCTCGATGGACCATGGAAG GAAAGCTCAGAGCGAGTGATTGAAATTCTGGATTTTGATCCGCCTATAGTCGAGGCGATGACACTTTTCCTCTATTGTTTCGATTACGAGTCGCCAGCTGATTCGTCAGCTATGATGTTCCATGCCAAGGTCTATCAGATTGCTGATAAGTATGGGATTGAAGCTCTGAAGAGATTCTCTGCGACGAAGTTTCGCGCCAGCATTGATGAGAATTGGAAGACGGATGACTTCCCAGTTGCAATAGCATTTGCGTATACGACCACGCCTCCGGAGGATAGGGGATTACGCGATATCACTGTGCAGGTAGCTTTCAACAATATTGGGACGCTGATGAGTCGGGACGCATTTTGTGAAACAATGAGCGATAACCCTGATCTGGCCGCCGATATTATTCGTTTCATGCATGGGAAATGGGAAGAACTTGAGGAATACAAGTGCTCAGCTTGTGAGAGCGTCTTTTTAATAGGCACTGTTACGATTGAGATTGGCAACTCGCCACCCATGTACTGCCCAAGATGTAAGGCACGTAACAAATCTCGGCGCTAA
- a CDS encoding FMN-dependent dehydrogenase encodes MADEVEPKRLSQPFSIPDPTSFSNFQRDIYQSFRPPIFSTNPTEWESLAKEKIPATNFGYVYGSASSAATAKANSEAFSRYRLKPRFLVDVTRRDVDVELFGTKYKSPLLVAPIGVQSILHPDAEEATARACHNVGMPMILSTAATRTIEEVAEANADGDRWYQLYWPKPQFEEVTASLLARAKASGYKVLVVTLDTFSLGWRPTDLDTSYLPFIWGQGCQIGFSDPVFNKLFDEMQKNDSRSIAEKLSELWTIMRRPGTVYGAARVLANAKTLIKSKAWIDVINSGTYRSWNDLKILKDLWDGPIVLKGIQTVEDAHLAIEHGIDGIIVSNHGGRQLDGAIASLDALADIAADKKVKDSNLTIMFDSGVRTGSDVLKALALGAKAVCIGRPYAYGLAAGGQEGVEHVLKCLLADMDNMLANAGKKSVRDLSRDDLQILPLSKI; translated from the coding sequence ATGGCAGATGAGGTTGAACCTAAGAGGCTGAGCCAACCATTCTCAATCCCAGACCCAAccagcttctccaacttccaGCGCGACATCTACCAATCCTTCCGTCCaccaatcttctcaacaaacCCCACAGAATGGGAGTCCCTAGCTAAGGAAAAGATCCCCGCTACCAATTTTGGCTACGTCTACGGTTCAGCTAGCAGTGCTGCTACTGCGAAAGCCAATAGTGAAGCGTTCAGCCGATATCGGTTGAAACCGCGTTTCCTTGTCGATGTCACCAGGCgcgatgttgatgttgagctATTCGGTACAAAGTACAAGAGCCCGCTGCTTGTAGCGCCTATTGGCGTGCAGAGTATCTTGCACCCTGATGCGGAGGAGGCTACGGCGAGGGCGTGCCATAACGTCGGCATGCCGATGATTCTATCGACTGCTGCGACGCGCACAATCGAGGAGGTCGCCGAGGCGAATGCGGATGGCGATCGATGGTATCAGCTCTACTGGCCGAAGCCGCAGTTTGAGGAAGTCACAGCTAGTCTTCTCGCGCGCGCAAAAGCTTCAGGCTACAAGGTCCTCGTTGTCACGCTGGATACCTTCTCTCTTGGCTGGAGACCTACAGACCTCGACACGTCCTACTTGCCGTTCATCTGGGGCCAGGGCTGTCAGATTGGCTTTTCGGATCCTGTGTTCAACAAGTTGTTTGATGAGATGCAGAAGAATGATTCTCGAAGTATTGCCGAGAAGCTTTCTGAGCTCTGGACGATTATGAGACGACCTGGGACTGTCTACGGCGCTGCGAGGGTTCTCGCTAATGCAAAGACTCTGATCAAGTCGAAAGCTTGGATTGATGTGATAAACTCTGGAACATATCGCTCGTGGAACGAcctgaagatcttgaaggaTCTCTGGGACGGACCGATTGTTCTCAAGGGAATCCAGACAGTTGAGGACGCCCATCTTGCTATTGAGCACGGCATCGACGGCATCATCGTCTCCAACCACGGAGGCCGCCAACTCGACGGCGCTATAGCATCCCTGGATGCACTGGCGGATATCGCTGCGgacaagaaggtcaaggactCAAATCTGACCATCATGTTTGACAGTGGTGTTCGAACTGGTTCAGATGTGCTGAAGGCGTTGGCTCTTGGTGCAAAGGCGGTCTGCATTGGAAGGCCGTATGCTTATGGTCTTGCTGCGGGTGGACAGGAGGGTGTTGAGCATGTTTTGAAGTGTTTGTTGGCGGATATGGATAATATGCTTGCGAATGCTGGGAAGAAGAGTGTGAGGGATTTGAGTAGGGATGATCTTCAGATTTTGCCTCTATCTAAGATTTGA
- a CDS encoding beta-lactamase-like protein, whose amino-acid sequence MAERPRFDVPDGKAARVSIIDSSLRLSGMPVTHLMKPAMKGLDAMPTLTTWSFLVESPSGKKAIFDLGVPKEPLKNFSPKYADTIRRNSNWDVDVPKNVAEILAENNVQPSEIDSVIWSHHHFDHIGDITTFPGSTNLIVGPGFKKAFLPGYPADPDSPVREVDFEDRELKEINFDDKPLQIGPFRAFDFFGDSSFYLLDTPGHDIGHLAGLARTTTGPDTFIFMGGDLCHHGGELRPSKYLPYPSNLSGHLSLSDSLRLHLSQCPGSAFDNMNVKRGRAAGETFFDPAIGFDKELAIKTIKEAQKADAQDNIFFVFAHDMTMFGVIDTFPKQANDWKEKGWKEKTLWKFLNDFEAALTS is encoded by the exons ATGGCTGAACGACCACGATTTGACGTGCCAGACGGCAAAGCAGCCAGAGTCAGCATCATCGACTCCAGCTTAAGATTGTCGGGTATGCCGGTCACTCATCTTATGAAACCTGCGATGAAAGGACTCGATGCGATGCCAACTTTGACGACATGGTCATTTCTTGTTGAAAGCCCTTCTGGAAAGAAAGCAATCTTTGATCTGGGTGTTCCGAAGGAGCCGTTGAAGAATTTCTCGCCAAAGTACGCTGATACAATAAGAAGAAATTCGAATTGGGACGTGGATGTTCCGAAAAATGTCGCAGAAATTCTTGCTGAGAATAATGTGCAGCCTTCAGAGATTGACAGTGTGATCTGGAG TCATCACCATTTTGATCATATCGGAGATATCACAACCTTCCCTGGATCAACTAACCTCATCGTTGGGCCCGGATTTAAGAAAGCCTTTTTACCTGGCTATCCCGCTGACCCAGACTCTCCCGTGCGTGAAGTAGACTTTGA GGACAGAGAGCTGAAAGAGATAAACTTCGACGACAAACCCCTTCAGATTGGCCCATTTCGTGCCTTTGACTTCTTCGGCGATAGTTCATTCTATCTTCTTGATACGCCAGGCCATGATATTGGCCATTTAGCAGGTCTTGCTCGTACAACTACCGGTCCCGATaccttcatcttcatgggAGGCGATCTATGCCATCATGGTGGCGAGCTACGTCCATCAAAGTACCTACCATACCCATCAAATCTCTCAGGGCATCTATCACTATCCGATTCTCTCCGTCTTCACCTCTCACAGTGCCCCGGAAGTGCTTTCGACAATATGAACGTCAAGCGTGGACGAGCCGCTGGTGAAACGTTCTTTGACCCAGCCATTGGGTTCGACAAGGAACTCGCTATAAAGACGATCAAAGAGGCTCAGAAAGCAGATGCTCAGGATAATATCTTCTTCGTGTTTGCACATGATATGACCATGTTTGGTGTTATTGATACGTTCCCCAAGCAAGCGAATGATTGGAAGGAAAAGGGCTGGAAGGAGAAGACTCTGTGGAAATTCCTGAACGATTTCGAAGCGGCATTGACATCGTAG
- a CDS encoding ankyrin repeat-containing domain protein, whose translation MSDQSPCAILPESIDIPRITLTKQESTLNYYGPIDASLPIEASKFLARNTDVVEQELKPSIKAFLKTTQNDCSGLTEEKKACWLTIRITKPCNAFKIPRWHQDGPMFEYDQGREDVVRSKYALTLLGPSTLMLQPDEHVFTTQHEAEARYYWWQNKTDGPEPSEDEMYEADDLLRESLGNAFKDTPRVQVGHGQVVRFSWGRDDSPVHSEPDLVSDRVFMTVLYGSESELRTMSNMTKMPSVKVGNMSFHSLPVELAEHLALYCAPQDLSRLSRVNHAFHAIFNSALYKRNAAVTGLPSCYPWTNKHDPQYCKQCPADKASRSCLHWAVDHDSLSTIKLAVAYGSDINKINDVADYIPYEEDPDSIPICGRIIRVQLATPLHLAIFQKRFEIVRWLLDNGASTDVWPDTLCNCRKNARVVNSTHEIFQLLLERDVIYSAISDDGNISGLHCAIAEGSLSAIDAFIQHKSFSPTDRDATRQTPLHWVKHCKDQEVACAIVEQLAQWGVPLDAEAESQWGDWHGGTALNMLIGRRKFEPAVKLLQLGADPKIQQVEDGCLRLLDNCIEGRDREDMSNCSPDRAERRREAGLELLNLLIQKGIDPGRPRELGRSHDLENLDLDEPRPLLSALMMSDARCIQVLLDAGAMAREAIYENHHDNLLRDFVEMMVDAMEEGISLREMRDEVESRKESVCLLLDGGARIDSRDGQYSALSKACEIEQGFGIVSFLAENATRRNAEVEYVVALRDTYRRDEPVWEKLDRFYHKLMAEKNDREGMQDIKDSA comes from the exons ATGTCGGATCAATCACCATGCGCAATTCTTCCAGAGTCTATCGACATTCCCCGCATCACGCTTACGAAACAAGAGTCAACACTGAATTACTACGGCCCTATTGACGCTTCACTTCCTATCGAGGCGTCAAAATTCCTCGCTCGCAATACCGACGTAGTAGAGCAGGAATTGAAACCCAGCATAAAGGCGTTCCTAAAGACTACGCAAAACGACTGCTCTGGCCTTacagaagagaaaaaagcATGCTGGCTTACCATCCGCATCACAAAGCCTTGTAACGCATTCAAAATCCCGAGATGGCATCAAGATGGCCCTATGTTTGAGTACGACCAAGGACGCGAAGATGTTGTGAGAAGCAAGTATGCGCTCACGTTACTCGGGCCATCTACGCTCATGCTGCAGCCGGACGAACATGTCTTCACCACGCAGCATGAAGCGGAGGCGCGGTATTACTGGTGGCAAAACAAAACCGATGGCCCTGAGCCCTCCGAAGACGAGATGTATGAAGCAGATGATCTATTGCGGGAGTCGCTTGGCAATGCATTCAAAGACACTCCTAGAGTTCAGGTTGGACACGGTCAAGTCGTTCGGTTTAGCTGGGGAAGGGATGATAGCCCCGTGCATTCAGAGCCCGATCTTGTTTCCGATAGGGTTTTCATGACTGTGTTGTATGGAAGTGAATCGGAGTTACGAACCATGAGTAA CATGACCAAAATGCCaag CGTCAAGGTCGGCAATATGAGTTTCCATTCGCTGCCCGTTGAACTGGCCGAACATCTCGCGCTTTACTGCGCGCCTCAAGACCTCTCGCGTCTGTCTCGCGTTAACCACGCGTTTCACGCTATTTTCAACTCGGCCCTCTACAAGCGCAACGCCGCTGTCACAGGCCTGCCATCGTGTTATCCATGGACCAACAAACACGATCCACAGTATTGTAAGCAATGTCCCGCCGATAAGGCCTCAAGGTCATGTCTTCATTGGGCCGTCGATCACGACTCACTCTCTACAATCAAGCTGGCGGTTGCTTATGGGTccgatatcaacaagatcaacgacGTTGCCGACTACATCCCTTATGAGGAAGACCCTGACTCTATTCCTATTTGCGGGAGAATCATTCGGGTGCAACTCGCAACGCCACTGCATCTTGCCATCTTTCAGAAGCGCTTCGAGATTGTACGATGGCTTCTTGACAATGGCGCTAGTACGGATGTCTGGCCAGATACGCTCTGCAATTGTCGAAAGAATGCAAGAGTGGTCAATAG CACCCATGAGATCTTCCAGCTGCTGCTAGAGCGAGACGTTATTTACTCTGCGATTTCCGATGATGGAAACATCTCTGGGCTTCATTGCGCTATCGCAGAAGGGTCTCTTTCTGCAATTGATGCATTCATTCAGCATAAAAGTTTCAGTCCTACTGATCGAGACGCTACGCGTCAGACGCCGCTCCATTGGGTTAAACATTGCAAAGACCAGGAAGTAGCCTGTGCGATAGTTGAGCAGTTAGCCCAATGGGGTGTCCCTCTGGATGCGGAAGCTGAATCTCAGTGGGGAGATTGGCATGGCGGCACAGCCCTAAATATGCTTATCGGAAGGAGAAAGTTTGAACCTGCTGTTAAACTACTACAGCTTGGAGCAGATCCGAAGATCCAACAAGTCGAAGATGGGTGCCTGCGGCTGTTGGACAACTGCATTGAAGGTCGTGATAGAGAAGACATGTCCAACTGTTCGCCGGATCGTGcggagagaaggagagaggCCGGGTTGGAGTTACTGAATCTCCTGATCCAAAAGGGAATCGATCCTGGCAGACCTCGTGAACTCGGCAGATCCCACGATCTAGAGAACCTAGACCTTGACGAGCCAAGACCGCTGTTATCAGCACTCATGATGTCCGACGCGCGATGCATACAAGTTCTTCTCGACGCCGGAGCAATGGCTCGTGAAGCTATTTATGAGAATCACCATGATAATCTTCTCCGAGACTTTGTCGAGATGATGGTGGATGCCATGGAAGAGGGCATATCTCTCCGAGAGATGAGAGACGAAGTTGAGTCGCGCAAAGAGTCTGTGTGTCTGCTTCTCGATGGAGGGGCTCGAATAGACTCGAGAGACGGTCAATACTCGGCGTTGAGCAAGGCGTGTGAGATTGAGCAGGGGTTCGGGATAGTTAGCTTTCTGGCTGAGAATGCAACTCGCAGGAATGCGGAGGTGGAATATGTTGTTGCTTTGAGGGACACGTATAGGAGGGATGAACCTGTATGGGAGAAATTGGATCGGTTCTATCATAAGTtgatggctgagaagaatgatCGAGAAGGAATGCAGGACATCAAGGACTCTGCATGA